The Culex quinquefasciatus strain JHB chromosome 2, VPISU_Cqui_1.0_pri_paternal, whole genome shotgun sequence genome contains the following window.
GGTCACCTCGGTCAGCAGCCGGCTGATGGGCATCGTCCAGCGGGGACACTCGCAGGGATGTTCATGCAGGTTGGGCGGGATTTTGGCGTAGATTGTGTGCGATCCGGGCGCGGAGAGGTTGGGTTCGTGCTTAAAGAATAATTCTCCGTTCCCCTCAGCAAAGCCATCGTTCTGGAAGAAAaataatgattcaaatgatgaaTGCAAAATAATCTCTTCCGCCGGCAGCATCTACTCTACCAGCGGATCACATCTTTTCTGCATTCTCCGTAAATTTCACTTTATCCATCACCACTTTTTGTCCAACGCTTCACGGAATccaaacaaacttgacagttgAGCGCGCGAAAGAGAAACAAACCAAACCAATGTTTAGAATGCAGGTGAGGCGCTGTCAGATGTCAAATGACGTGAGgtatttaattccttaatataTTAACTGCTAAAATTAATTCATTAAGGCCAATGTCGCGCCCCTCGATGTAccgtttacattaaattttcactttttttgtgagtacatgGTTCACATGATATGTTTTGTATCTAATTGAGACATGCAGTGTAAATACAATCACAGAGTTTCTATTTCTAGAACACTCTCTAAGACAGAAGAAAATTACGCAACCAATGAAAAGGAAATGCTAGCCATCATATGGGCACTCGACTCACTAAGAAACTACGTCTATGGAGCCGAGATCTTAATATACACCGACCATATGCCACTAACCTTTGCAATGTCACCCAAAAATAACAATAGCAAGATGAAAAATGGATGGCCTTCCTTGACGAGCACAATAGGAAAATCTTCTACAAGCCAAGACGATCCAACCTTGTAGCCGACGCTCTTTCCCGAGTCCAGATAAACACCATGATCAACTCACTGACACCAACACAACACTCATCCGATAATGATGACCGCCATTATATCCCTTCTACTGAAGCCCCCGTTaacgttttcaaaaatcaacttATCTTCCAAATACATCGTAATTCCGAACATCTAGTTGAACATCCCTTTCCAAATTACACTCGACAAACTTTCAAAGAACCAGGATTTTCCATAGATTTCTTGACAGATAAACTAAAAAGATTCTTAAGACCGAACACACTAAATGGAATTTACACATCAGAACCTATCATGGCTACAATCCAAGAAATCTACAGAACACATTTCGACCCAACTATTACTAAAGCTAGATTCTCTCAAGACATAGTACGCGATGTCAATAACGAAGAAGAACAATTAGAGGAGGTAAAACGAATCCACAAGTTTGCACACCGAAACGCCAACGAGAATACACTTCAATTActaaaaatttgctattttccgtctatgaacaaaatactaaaaacatttataaaaaactGCGAAATATGTAACACAGAGAAGTATAACAGACATCCCCAAAAGTTAATTCCGGTCAAAACACCTATCCCCACATATCCTGGAGAGATAGTCCACATAGATATATTCTCATACCACCAAGATGCACTTTTCCTCACATCTCTAgataaattctctaaatttctgAAAGTACACCCAATAAAATCTAGATCGATTATAGACATCAAAGATGCACTCATGCAACTACTGTATGATTGGGATCTTCCCAAACAAATAGTTATAGACAACGAGAGCTCATTCATCTCTAACGTAATCGAACAGATGATCCTTAACCTAGGGATAGACATATACAGAACACCCGTACATCGATCAGAAACCAATGGACAGGTCGAAAGAAGCCATTCCACAATTAGGGAACTTGCAAGATGTCTGCTTAAAGAATCTCCAGAGTTAGACTCACATAACCTAATAAGATCAGCTGTCCACAAATACAACAATACTTTCCAttcctttatcaaaaataccCCACACAATGTATACATAGGCGAAAGACGCGAATTAACCCTCGATGAACAACAACGGTTACGTGACCAAACCCAcgataaaattctcaaaatatttagGCACAAAGGAGCAATAATTCCCCAAGATAAAAATTATCCCAATTACGACCCAAATACAACAGTCTATGAGAGAACTAAAGAAATATCAAAACGCAGAAGTAGGAACAAACCCGTAATCGTCAAAGAGGATCATGATACTTACATTATTGATACGCATGAccgaaaaattcataaaatggaCATTAAATCCTAATAGATACTTAATCTTTCAGGGTTCTAATCGTCCACATGGTCAATATGGAATTGCGCATTCATGACCTCTCCAACAACCCACTAGCCGTCGTCCCATTAGGAGAGGCCAAAATCCAACAAGGATTTATACGTATCTTGCACCCCATTGACATATcggaaataaaaaagttaattaatgaGATCAGGCACCAGCTTACCAACGGTAGCTTCTGTACACCTATGCATAATCTACTAATGATTAAACAACAAATACTATACGACACATTCGCAAAACTTACACCAATTATAAACACACAAACACGCCCACACACAAGACAACGCAGATGGGAATCCTTTGGAACCGTCCTCAAGTGGATTGCTGGTACTCCAGACGCCGAAGACCTTCGAATGATCAACAACTCCATGAACGCACTCATCCATGAAAGCAACCAACAGATCCTCATCAACCGACAACTTAATGAGAGGATCACAGCTCTGGCGAACGTCACCAACTCAGTTCTAGACTTATACAACGGAACGTTAGTGAATCATTACCAAGAGACTCACCAATTCATAATGTTGAATAACATCGAAACTCTCACCGACCACCTAGAGACCATAGAAGATGCTATCCTGCTTGCCAAACATGGCATCCCCAGCAGCAAAATCCTGTCCATTCACGATTTCAATCGCATGGCCACCTTTCTCGGAAACTTCGACATACCTATCGACTCGATGGAACAGATACTCTCCATTTCAACAGCCCAAGTTATGCTAAACAACTCCCACATTATCTACACGCTCAAGGTTCCTCAAAGCTCCAAACAAACATACTCATACAACTATGTCGACTCCATCATCACCGGTAAGAAAAGAATCCTGATCTCCA
Protein-coding sequences here:
- the LOC119766069 gene encoding uncharacterized protein LOC119766069, producing the protein MQCKYNHRVSISRTLSKTEENYATNEKEMLAIIWALDSLRNYVYGAEILIYTDHMPLTFAIWESFGTVLKWIAGTPDAEDLRMINNSMNALIHESNQQILINRQLNERITALANVTNSVLDLYNGTLVNHYQETHQFIMLNNIETLTDHLETIEDAILLAKHGIPSSKILSIHDFNRMATFLGNFDIPIDSMEQILSISTAQVMLNNSHIIYTLKVPQSSKQTYSYNYVDSIITGKKRILISKNYYLRNNSDVCELSAPCTQQRHYYSCPEENISIAPRCIEKLIKGQHSNCSYEKVYSNSIIKRITDDVLLVNNAGIELSSTCSNATQTLNGSYLIQFSNCNLQINGETYGNDQATIKPFIYQPTTGLTVAEYKFIDAPPAEVLRELTLEHREKIETLQLQNNSLHWKTHLFGTFSIGTISLILITYIAVKLLAQRRKRISITLSPDIAMLEHPITSAPPAEQPDTTTPGNLSVSFNTYPVP